In Paenibacillus ihbetae, the following are encoded in one genomic region:
- a CDS encoding general stress protein yields MTQKIVGAFRSEEEATRAIEDLKAQGFRTDEISVIAKDRGESSAIEEETGTKAPEGLASGAATGGVLGGVTGLLAGLGALAIPGIGPIVAAGPIAATLTGAAVGAGAGGLVGGLIGLGIPEDQAKEYGSYVDDGHILVMVDADESRGGKVYDIFRSNSALNEHHYRQGTTYNGTGSPIDSRMESAAATEDAVPDPNLYHGYGDGDGGAVRPDGVSTNRDGSSKRL; encoded by the coding sequence ATGACTCAGAAGATTGTTGGTGCTTTTCGTTCGGAAGAGGAAGCAACTCGCGCTATAGAGGATTTGAAGGCGCAGGGATTCAGAACAGATGAAATCTCGGTCATTGCGAAGGATCGCGGTGAAAGCTCGGCGATTGAGGAAGAGACAGGGACGAAGGCGCCGGAAGGTCTGGCCTCCGGGGCGGCGACAGGCGGCGTCCTGGGCGGCGTAACCGGACTGCTCGCCGGGCTTGGCGCGCTTGCTATTCCGGGCATCGGCCCGATTGTCGCTGCAGGCCCCATCGCAGCCACCCTTACAGGTGCTGCCGTCGGAGCAGGTGCCGGCGGGCTGGTTGGCGGATTGATCGGACTTGGCATACCGGAGGATCAGGCGAAAGAATACGGAAGCTACGTCGATGATGGGCATATTCTCGTCATGGTGGATGCGGATGAGAGCCGCGGCGGCAAGGTATATGATATCTTCCGCAGCAATAGCGCGCTCAATGAGCATCATTACCGCCAAGGAACAACGTATAATGGTACCGGCTCCCCAATCGATTCCCGAATGGAATCAGCTGCGGCTACCGAGGATGCCGTTCCGGATCCGAATTTGTATCACGGCTATGGCGACGGGGACGGAGGCGCGGTGAGACCTGATGGTGTGAGCACGAATCGCGATGGGTCATCCAAGCGACTTTAA
- a CDS encoding GNAT family N-acetyltransferase: MHISIMNSDQLTQAIELSDRIFLKQPEQPSMGISFPLIFSPGISHSYGAWDQEKLVSFMGFVPFMMKIRGARLNVFSIGSVCTDPDYRGQRLAGSLLQACIEHGEASGASLIFISGGRSLYTRAGSRLFGRAQRFQMTPSLVEPLRASTGKQVQIRAMKPEDLLQVHALMEDREAGYASTPTELGKLLDASAYSNVIRLEQQVLVAEENGKLTAFAIIAVPGTVMTPSRASTLVEWGGSPEAAALVIAEAIAGFNLPELIIPLAWQDQELAALLQSAGAVAESIQNDGTVYLVNGIRLLDQLAPLLPEGAIQADGEHGPYRTTISGETVVLDDEGLLSLLFDPLSPYRVQGTAAFDPVPLPYTSGLQYI, from the coding sequence GTGCATATTTCTATCATGAATTCCGATCAATTGACCCAGGCCATTGAATTATCCGATCGTATTTTTCTGAAGCAGCCCGAACAGCCCTCCATGGGCATATCCTTCCCGCTTATCTTCTCACCGGGAATCAGCCATTCATACGGCGCATGGGATCAAGAGAAGCTTGTCTCGTTCATGGGATTTGTCCCGTTTATGATGAAGATTCGCGGAGCAAGGCTGAACGTATTCTCGATCGGATCCGTATGTACGGACCCTGACTATCGGGGGCAGCGGCTGGCCGGTTCGCTCCTTCAAGCATGCATCGAGCATGGCGAAGCTTCGGGCGCTTCCCTGATCTTCATCTCCGGCGGGAGATCGCTGTACACCCGTGCCGGCAGCCGGCTGTTCGGCAGGGCCCAACGCTTTCAGATGACCCCATCCTTGGTCGAGCCTCTTCGGGCTTCGACCGGAAAGCAGGTTCAGATCCGCGCCATGAAGCCGGAGGATCTGTTACAAGTTCACGCTCTTATGGAAGATCGGGAAGCCGGATATGCCTCGACACCTACGGAGCTTGGCAAGCTGCTTGACGCCAGCGCCTATTCCAACGTGATCCGGCTTGAGCAGCAAGTGCTTGTCGCCGAGGAGAACGGGAAGTTGACGGCATTTGCAATCATTGCTGTACCCGGCACCGTGATGACGCCTTCCCGTGCATCCACGCTTGTGGAATGGGGCGGCAGCCCGGAAGCCGCCGCGCTGGTCATTGCGGAAGCGATCGCCGGCTTTAACCTGCCGGAGCTGATCATTCCGCTGGCCTGGCAGGACCAAGAGCTCGCAGCGCTGCTACAATCCGCCGGTGCTGTGGCGGAATCGATTCAGAATGACGGGACGGTCTACCTGGTAAACGGAATCCGGCTTCTGGATCAGCTGGCTCCGCTGCTGCCGGAAGGAGCCATCCAAGCCGATGGGGAGCATGGACCTTATCGCACCACCATCTCGGGGGAGACCGTCGTCCTGGACGACGAGGGATTGCTCTCGCTCCTGTTCGATCCGCTGTCACCGTACCGGGTTCAAGGGACAGCTGCGTTCGACCCGGTTCCGCTGCCTTATACCTCCGGGCTGCAGTATATATAA
- a CDS encoding helix-turn-helix transcriptional regulator, translated as MTDRLIRLMRIITLVQARPGILARELAERCGTSERTIYRDMDALSAMHIPITHQGRGRGYTFIGHFAMYPLGLTEEEVQALFKLMPVMDKIKPLLPIEFESAYEKVLAAVYKQSAEKAEIQAGDRDDSTVQA; from the coding sequence ATGACAGACAGACTGATCCGACTAATGAGAATCATTACCCTTGTACAGGCAAGACCCGGAATTTTGGCGAGAGAGCTTGCGGAACGCTGCGGAACGAGTGAAAGAACGATCTACCGTGATATGGATGCGCTCAGCGCGATGCATATTCCCATCACCCACCAGGGACGTGGGCGCGGATATACGTTTATTGGCCATTTTGCCATGTATCCGCTTGGGTTGACGGAAGAAGAGGTGCAGGCATTGTTCAAGCTGATGCCCGTGATGGACAAAATCAAACCGCTGCTGCCTATAGAATTTGAAAGCGCTTATGAAAAAGTGTTGGCTGCCGTATACAAACAGAGTGCGGAAAAGGCTGAAATCCAGGCGGGGGACCGTGATGACTCCACCGTCCAAGCTTAA
- the queE gene encoding 7-carboxy-7-deazaguanine synthase QueE — protein MEIFGPTVQGEGMVVGRKTMFVRTAGCDYRCSWCDSAFTWDGSAADSIRKMSTDEIWQELYRLGGERFDHVTLSGGNPALLSQLGSLVDELHRHGITVAVETQGSRWQDWLNDIDEVTISPKPPSSGMDTDWEKLDIMISRLSARQPGRSFSLKVVVFDDADLAYAETVHERYPNVPFYLQTGNPDVSTSDTASHVGYLLERYEWLVNAVMQSDRLNDVRVLPQLHTLVWGNKRGV, from the coding sequence ATGGAAATCTTCGGTCCTACGGTCCAAGGCGAAGGGATGGTTGTCGGCCGTAAAACGATGTTTGTCCGCACGGCAGGGTGCGATTACCGCTGCTCGTGGTGCGATTCCGCGTTTACATGGGACGGATCGGCGGCAGATTCGATCCGCAAGATGAGCACTGATGAAATATGGCAGGAGCTGTATCGTCTTGGGGGAGAACGGTTCGACCACGTCACCCTTTCGGGCGGCAACCCCGCCCTGCTGTCCCAATTAGGCTCCCTTGTGGATGAGCTGCACCGGCACGGCATTACCGTTGCGGTAGAGACGCAAGGCTCCCGCTGGCAGGATTGGCTGAACGACATTGATGAAGTCACCATTTCACCGAAGCCGCCGAGCTCCGGTATGGATACGGATTGGGAGAAGCTTGACATCATGATCTCCCGCTTATCCGCGCGCCAGCCCGGCCGCTCCTTCAGCTTGAAGGTGGTCGTATTCGACGATGCTGACCTTGCTTACGCCGAAACGGTGCATGAACGGTATCCGAACGTCCCGTTTTACCTACAAACCGGCAATCCGGATGTCAGCACGAGCGATACCGCTTCCCATGTCGGCTACCTGCTGGAGCGGTACGAGTGGCTGGTCAATGCGGTCATGCAGTCGGATCGTCTCAACGATGTGCGCGTCCTGCCCCAGCTGCATACGCTCGTGTGGGGCAACAAGCGTGGCGTCTAG
- a CDS encoding Dps family protein, with amino-acid sequence MNTNTNANVSGTQNLQDGNELYSILNIQVANWSLLGVKLHHYHWYVKGPQFYVLHEKFEELYNAAADYVDELAERLLAIGGRPAASMAQYLQLTTLQEASGESSAEEMVRQLVADYETIAAELKQGISAADAEGDDATADLFTGMIADIQKHAWMLNAFLGK; translated from the coding sequence ATGAACACAAATACGAACGCGAATGTTTCTGGGACCCAAAACCTGCAGGACGGCAACGAGCTCTATAGCATCCTTAATATCCAAGTTGCGAACTGGAGCCTGCTGGGCGTGAAGCTGCACCACTACCACTGGTATGTGAAAGGGCCCCAGTTTTACGTACTGCATGAGAAGTTCGAAGAGCTTTATAACGCGGCAGCCGATTACGTGGACGAGCTGGCTGAGCGTCTGTTGGCCATCGGCGGCAGACCGGCAGCAAGCATGGCCCAGTATCTGCAGCTGACGACGCTCCAAGAGGCTTCCGGCGAGAGCAGCGCCGAAGAAATGGTGCGTCAGCTTGTTGCCGATTATGAAACGATTGCAGCCGAGCTCAAGCAGGGGATTTCGGCAGCCGATGCAGAAGGCGACGATGCCACCGCCGATTTGTTCACGGGCATGATTGCCGATATTCAGAAGCATGCCTGGATGCTGAACGCATTTTTGGGCAAATAA
- the queC gene encoding 7-cyano-7-deazaguanine synthase QueC yields MLKHEKAVVVFSGGQDSTTCLFWAKERFADVETVTFDYGQRHKLEIECASQIAKEQGVKQTVLDMSLLNQLAPNALTRTDIEIKEGDQGLPTTFVEGRNLLFLSFAAVLAKGIGAKHLVTGVCETDFSGYPDCRDSFIKSLNVTLNLAMDYPFVIHTPLMWLDKAETWELADQMNALEYIRDHTLTCYNGIKGDGCGECPACKLRKAGLDKYLSRRNASVEGGRSV; encoded by the coding sequence ATGCTTAAACATGAAAAAGCGGTCGTCGTGTTCAGCGGCGGCCAAGACAGCACCACCTGTCTGTTCTGGGCGAAGGAACGCTTTGCCGATGTGGAGACGGTCACCTTCGATTACGGTCAGCGTCATAAGCTTGAAATCGAATGCGCATCCCAGATTGCCAAAGAGCAAGGCGTGAAGCAAACCGTACTCGATATGAGCCTGTTGAACCAGCTGGCTCCCAATGCGTTGACACGCACCGATATTGAAATCAAGGAAGGCGACCAAGGCTTGCCGACCACGTTCGTGGAAGGACGGAACCTGCTGTTCCTGAGCTTTGCTGCCGTGCTTGCGAAAGGGATCGGAGCCAAGCATCTCGTAACCGGCGTATGCGAGACGGATTTCAGCGGCTATCCCGATTGCCGCGACAGCTTCATCAAGTCGCTCAATGTGACATTGAATCTGGCTATGGATTATCCTTTTGTCATTCATACCCCACTCATGTGGCTGGATAAAGCGGAAACCTGGGAGCTCGCTGACCAGATGAACGCACTCGAATATATCCGTGATCATACGCTGACCTGCTATAACGGCATTAAGGGCGACGGCTGCGGGGAATGCCCTGCCTGCAAGCTGAGAAAAGCCGGCTTGGATAAATATTTGAGCCGCAGGAATGCAAGCGTTGAAGGGGGACGATCCGTATGA
- a CDS encoding EcsC family protein, translating to MTEMESRQVLESQLQEILVWEKEQKDVMFWEKLGRIPFMLLDRLTPKAVRNKIGEALNDVGSFIQTGGQYLVREQSVMNLLAKTAGAEGTASNEAEAWEIEEESDPSRTRREEAADRPGDQKLTLTEASRLPLQVMDTAADILTAKRVKFAAAQGAATGIGGVFTIAVDIPMVLGQSLKVLQEMALCYGYDPNDTRERVFIVKCLQFASADIVGKKAVLEELASFDDEKGTDQVFSQLQGWREVVQSYTDSFGMKKLFQLIPIAGIIFGSINNKGTIGDVAEAGKMLYKKRRVNHRLRSMQ from the coding sequence ATGACAGAAATGGAATCACGGCAAGTGTTGGAGTCCCAGCTTCAAGAGATCTTGGTGTGGGAGAAAGAACAGAAGGACGTGATGTTCTGGGAAAAGCTCGGCAGAATCCCCTTCATGCTTCTGGATCGGCTGACACCGAAGGCCGTGCGGAATAAAATCGGCGAGGCGCTTAACGATGTCGGCAGCTTTATCCAGACCGGCGGCCAATATCTGGTGCGCGAGCAGTCTGTAATGAATCTGTTAGCCAAAACGGCGGGAGCTGAGGGTACTGCTTCTAACGAAGCCGAAGCCTGGGAGATCGAAGAAGAAAGCGATCCCTCCCGCACTCGTCGTGAGGAGGCGGCGGATCGCCCAGGCGATCAGAAGCTGACCTTAACCGAGGCCTCGCGCTTGCCGCTGCAGGTCATGGATACTGCGGCGGATATATTGACGGCTAAACGTGTCAAATTTGCCGCAGCCCAAGGGGCAGCCACCGGGATCGGCGGCGTGTTTACGATTGCGGTCGATATTCCGATGGTGCTCGGACAGTCGTTAAAGGTCCTTCAGGAAATGGCGCTGTGCTACGGCTATGATCCGAATGATACCAGGGAGCGGGTGTTTATCGTGAAATGCCTGCAGTTCGCTTCTGCCGATATCGTCGGCAAGAAGGCGGTGCTCGAGGAGCTCGCCAGCTTTGATGACGAGAAGGGGACGGATCAGGTATTCTCCCAGCTCCAGGGCTGGAGGGAAGTGGTCCAGTCGTACACGGACAGCTTCGGAATGAAGAAGCTGTTTCAGCTCATTCCGATTGCCGGAATTATATTCGGCTCGATCAACAATAAGGGCACGATCGGGGATGTGGCTGAAGCCGGGAAGATGCTCTACAAAAAACGCCGCGTGAACCATCGGCTGCGCAGTATGCAATAG
- a CDS encoding copper amine oxidase N-terminal domain-containing protein, translating to MKKTFLTMLLSMLALSVLGTDGAEAASPKQVEVLLNANKLSFPDAKPFQDHQGSVMVPIRFVSEALGGKISYSKSGGKTIVEIRKGDDLVKLTVGQTSALVNGKSKDYGTKVIVKQNRTFVPLRLVSEGLGEKVEWDKVGRWVWIGEKTFRNTDDAEFKLRPLSDFKAYMKNPYLFEKTTDVGQLFKGIKVITTKQLPIKLGNGEIIYDIKLVKRKGYEYIAIRSSERGTPIFFMVKNDYAKYRTGVDNAFENNRDGTATNYYPVVNGTDKFQTGKYIQAHDYTKFKINKADYIAFSTYKVDDYIVALINPFK from the coding sequence ATGAAAAAAACCTTTCTGACGATGTTGTTGAGTATGCTGGCATTATCCGTACTGGGTACTGATGGAGCAGAGGCCGCGAGTCCAAAACAGGTGGAAGTCCTGTTGAACGCCAACAAGCTGAGCTTTCCGGACGCCAAGCCGTTCCAAGATCACCAGGGGAGCGTCATGGTGCCGATCCGGTTCGTTTCCGAAGCGCTCGGAGGGAAGATCAGCTACAGCAAGTCTGGCGGCAAGACGATCGTTGAAATTCGTAAGGGCGATGACCTTGTTAAATTGACAGTAGGCCAAACGAGCGCCCTGGTAAACGGGAAATCGAAAGACTACGGGACGAAGGTGATTGTGAAACAAAACCGCACCTTTGTGCCGCTGCGGCTCGTAAGTGAAGGGCTGGGCGAGAAGGTGGAGTGGGATAAGGTTGGCCGGTGGGTCTGGATCGGGGAGAAGACCTTCCGGAATACGGATGATGCGGAATTTAAGCTGCGGCCGTTGAGTGATTTTAAGGCGTATATGAAAAATCCGTATTTATTTGAAAAGACTACGGATGTTGGTCAATTATTCAAAGGGATAAAGGTTATTACGACGAAACAGTTGCCAATCAAGCTAGGTAATGGTGAGATTATTTATGACATCAAGTTAGTGAAAAGAAAAGGTTATGAATACATTGCCATTCGCAGTTCAGAGAGGGGAACACCAATTTTCTTTATGGTTAAAAATGATTATGCAAAATATCGTACCGGGGTAGATAATGCATTCGAGAACAACAGGGATGGTACTGCAACAAATTATTATCCGGTCGTAAACGGTACGGATAAATTTCAAACAGGAAAATACATCCAGGCCCATGACTACACCAAATTTAAAATAAATAAAGCTGATTACATTGCCTTCAGCACGTACAAAGTTGATGACTATATCGTGGCACTCATTAATCCATTTAAATAA
- a CDS encoding DUF5704 domain-containing protein → MDKNGKHFEPLVEGWRYYFPTLFEIELEPAEGNAIIKHYTTTGKPLNGVPGFSDREEKLEKDKPYAFTHTPGNADYTYKGHKKSTVAAPSGGSFTPGDPYPFTYDGSFPTYYLYFYYEPARDTPPPPDPSTAACTEPAPGQTINGRYMDPVVTAKILADQRGSERFDVLQGIPTSESLYGNILARSYLVQNTFVKMTGVCTFEVNVEKSWTLHWDPGRPGPNGPDGKPTTVPDPQQAEEKVTERYTVKRPYSYWVIDNLEVYKIHHGLLRNYALPGNEIRLDPQGYQPPQYSISQTGAFYPPSPPDPIVAPSGSYGGSSHKSKPSPPSENLQSIAEAGVDKVEVTNDALIFNGTTVMDSRRTMENGPAPGSIPEPPPIHENVLYSPGNVIGSDKANRANTTSAGTIAYDLLPGSVNGGSDKEFPIYGINPVTVHTPVVNYSSVTDDRAHNQKTVPNPNRSAFILDRPFTVRFPTSGPHRNIPGYGNRDYAKYVRSKQVYFPFDVYSGDKRTFYPKNTWITIPTNQLDTAFFLPVWVDEGDYQVYFRTIAENAPTDYTTQPDANLDLAHHVATDIEPVEVIGRLYDFRITDIADYNWEGVFRKQKGSAAPSGVSYWTGLRDIDGGIRGNTAPYTLPIAPGKHPAQGYNNVAVKTGYHFKFDLKTKGNMFGAADGIAITPSFYFVGKDGSGRQEVDLYYHSGDRKFIRIGSPEDTEKRYVVLNERLRNVPAAELRDTADYLYRRGGVSTGMPAEAFTKQYIEKLSKSKTWVGRYDWLLLPSGVRTMIGPKAGLPATVDAGRANAAIQRWYGEYSLPSDVYVVKKGTNLAEYGRTRRLDEKSDIFLKKGYVIVRFNLESIRDGNTARPHLQYIHAPLMNQWRLEGFTSSYMDPYGHRFSLLDGDVVFYHGDKSSKGDFHSRVPH, encoded by the coding sequence ATGGATAAAAACGGAAAACACTTTGAACCACTCGTCGAAGGCTGGCGCTACTACTTCCCCACCTTATTCGAAATCGAGCTCGAGCCGGCAGAAGGAAATGCAATTATCAAACACTACACCACGACAGGGAAACCGCTCAATGGCGTCCCCGGCTTCTCCGACCGGGAGGAAAAGCTGGAGAAGGATAAACCCTATGCGTTTACGCACACACCGGGCAATGCGGATTATACATACAAAGGGCATAAGAAGAGTACAGTAGCGGCTCCGAGCGGCGGTTCGTTTACGCCGGGGGATCCGTATCCTTTTACCTATGACGGTTCATTCCCCACCTATTATCTGTACTTTTACTATGAACCGGCCAGGGACACACCGCCCCCGCCGGACCCGTCAACCGCAGCCTGCACGGAGCCTGCTCCAGGGCAGACGATCAACGGACGGTATATGGACCCGGTGGTGACGGCGAAGATCCTGGCCGATCAGCGTGGCAGCGAACGCTTTGACGTGCTGCAGGGGATTCCTACCTCCGAGAGCTTATACGGGAACATTTTGGCTCGCAGCTATCTTGTCCAGAACACGTTTGTCAAAATGACCGGGGTATGCACATTTGAAGTGAATGTGGAGAAGAGCTGGACACTGCACTGGGATCCCGGCAGGCCCGGACCAAATGGACCGGACGGTAAGCCGACCACGGTACCGGATCCCCAGCAGGCGGAGGAGAAAGTAACGGAGCGGTATACGGTAAAGCGACCCTACTCCTATTGGGTGATCGACAATCTGGAAGTATACAAAATCCATCATGGCCTGCTCCGAAATTATGCCCTCCCCGGCAATGAAATCCGTCTTGATCCGCAAGGCTATCAGCCGCCGCAGTATTCGATCAGCCAAACGGGGGCCTTCTATCCGCCGTCACCGCCGGACCCGATCGTAGCACCGTCCGGCTCCTACGGAGGCAGCTCGCACAAGAGCAAGCCATCCCCGCCTAGCGAAAATCTGCAAAGCATCGCAGAGGCCGGCGTGGACAAAGTGGAGGTCACCAATGACGCCCTCATTTTTAACGGAACAACGGTTATGGACAGCCGCCGAACCATGGAAAACGGTCCCGCGCCGGGAAGTATTCCCGAGCCGCCTCCGATCCACGAAAACGTGCTGTACAGTCCCGGCAACGTGATTGGCAGCGATAAGGCCAACCGGGCGAACACAACTAGCGCCGGTACGATCGCTTATGACCTCCTCCCCGGTAGCGTAAATGGCGGCAGCGACAAGGAGTTCCCGATTTACGGGATCAATCCGGTCACCGTTCATACTCCCGTAGTCAATTATTCCTCCGTGACGGATGATCGGGCTCATAATCAGAAGACGGTGCCGAATCCGAACCGGTCCGCCTTTATTTTGGACAGGCCGTTTACGGTGCGTTTCCCGACGTCCGGACCGCATCGCAATATTCCGGGTTACGGAAACCGGGACTATGCAAAGTATGTAAGGTCGAAGCAGGTATACTTTCCGTTTGATGTGTACAGCGGGGATAAACGGACGTTCTACCCGAAGAATACGTGGATCACGATCCCGACGAACCAGCTCGATACGGCGTTTTTCCTCCCGGTTTGGGTTGATGAAGGGGATTATCAGGTGTATTTTCGTACGATTGCCGAGAATGCGCCAACCGATTATACGACGCAGCCGGACGCGAATCTGGATCTGGCCCACCATGTTGCTACAGATATCGAGCCGGTAGAGGTGATCGGACGGCTGTATGATTTTCGTATAACCGATATCGCGGATTATAACTGGGAGGGGGTCTTCCGCAAGCAGAAGGGAAGCGCTGCTCCAAGCGGCGTCTCCTATTGGACGGGGCTTCGGGATATCGATGGCGGGATCCGGGGAAATACCGCTCCTTACACGCTTCCGATCGCCCCCGGGAAGCATCCCGCCCAAGGGTATAACAATGTTGCCGTGAAGACAGGCTATCACTTCAAATTCGATTTGAAGACGAAGGGCAATATGTTCGGCGCCGCAGACGGAATCGCGATCACGCCAAGCTTTTATTTTGTGGGCAAGGACGGTTCGGGACGGCAGGAGGTGGATCTGTACTATCACAGCGGAGATCGAAAGTTTATACGAATCGGCTCCCCTGAGGACACAGAGAAGCGTTATGTCGTTCTGAACGAACGGCTTCGAAACGTTCCAGCAGCAGAGCTTCGGGATACAGCCGACTATCTGTACCGTCGCGGAGGGGTATCAACCGGCATGCCCGCTGAAGCGTTCACCAAGCAGTATATCGAGAAGCTTAGCAAATCCAAGACCTGGGTCGGCCGGTATGACTGGCTTCTGCTTCCGTCAGGAGTGCGTACGATGATCGGTCCGAAAGCCGGGCTGCCGGCAACGGTGGATGCCGGGCGGGCCAACGCCGCAATCCAGCGGTGGTATGGGGAATACAGCCTACCCTCCGACGTGTATGTCGTCAAGAAAGGAACGAATCTTGCAGAGTACGGGCGAACCCGGCGATTGGATGAAAAGTCCGATATTTTCCTCAAAAAGGGGTATGTCATCGTTCGGTTTAACCTCGAATCGATCCGAGATGGCAACACGGCAAGGCCGCATCTGCAGTATATCCATGCTCCGTTGATGAACCAATGGAGGCTGGAGGGGTTCACAAGCTCTTATATGGATCCCTACGGGCACCGATTCAGCCTGCTTGATGGCGATGTCGTATTCTATCATGGCGACAAATCCAGTAAGGGGGACTTCCATTCCAGGGTTCCGCATTAA
- a CDS encoding AIM24 family protein — translation MIIRMEDTSGGGAGQAVTFSLTDGDLVHVLHPDQIVAYRGPSTGRSDRLMNVKGMYRKKKLIRADISGPSQFTAALPPGFSMHEIRLEGGENMLYDFRHVFFYTSDVTMQTRILKFKNMLVTRDAIKMKFSGSGSIGILTQGPVCKVKLHPSEPLYVDAGSIIAYPEGAKLDLTVYGNHLASQHMNYHWKLTGEGYVLFQAGRQNQRLANEFNDEGIIKRFLREAIPFGGVFIK, via the coding sequence GTGATTATCCGAATGGAAGATACGTCCGGCGGCGGGGCCGGACAAGCAGTTACCTTTTCCTTGACCGACGGCGACCTTGTCCATGTGCTGCATCCCGATCAGATTGTAGCGTACCGGGGCCCCTCGACCGGTCGAAGTGACCGGTTGATGAACGTAAAAGGGATGTACCGCAAGAAGAAGCTGATCCGTGCGGACATCAGCGGTCCCAGCCAGTTTACGGCGGCGCTCCCACCGGGCTTCAGCATGCATGAGATCCGGCTGGAGGGCGGGGAGAACATGCTCTACGATTTCCGGCATGTGTTCTTCTACACCAGCGATGTGACGATGCAGACGCGTATTTTGAAATTCAAAAATATGCTCGTTACGCGGGACGCCATAAAAATGAAGTTTTCCGGGAGCGGCAGCATCGGCATCCTGACCCAAGGTCCGGTCTGCAAGGTGAAGCTCCACCCTTCGGAGCCGCTGTATGTCGATGCAGGCAGCATCATTGCCTATCCGGAAGGCGCCAAGCTGGATTTGACGGTATACGGTAATCACCTGGCAAGCCAGCATATGAATTACCATTGGAAGCTCACCGGAGAAGGATACGTCCTATTCCAGGCCGGGCGGCAGAATCAGCGGCTGGCCAACGAGTTCAACGATGAAGGGATTATCAAACGCTTCTTACGGGAAGCAATTCCCTTCGGCGGAGTGTTTATCAAATAA
- the queD gene encoding 6-carboxytetrahydropterin synthase QueD: MSREPGAFRIVERLQKLGEDIDAGSLRYHRKRVLVSKEFTFDAAHHLHAYEGKCKNLHGHTYKVVFGISGIPDEVGITVDFGDIKEIWKSEIEPYLDHRYLNETLPPMNTTAENMVVWLFEKMEAALSAKPSHEQQGTRTEFVRLFETPTSYAEVRREWMLGE, translated from the coding sequence ATGAGCCGAGAACCAGGAGCATTCAGGATCGTTGAACGGCTGCAGAAGCTCGGCGAGGATATCGATGCCGGCAGCCTGCGCTACCACCGGAAGCGCGTGCTCGTCTCCAAGGAATTTACATTCGATGCGGCGCATCATCTGCATGCTTATGAAGGGAAATGCAAGAATCTCCATGGGCATACGTACAAAGTCGTATTCGGCATCAGCGGCATTCCGGATGAAGTCGGGATTACCGTTGATTTCGGCGATATTAAGGAAATATGGAAATCGGAGATCGAGCCTTATCTCGACCACCGGTATCTGAACGAAACGCTACCTCCAATGAATACCACGGCGGAAAATATGGTCGTATGGCTGTTTGAGAAAATGGAAGCCGCCCTCAGCGCCAAGCCGTCCCATGAGCAGCAGGGAACACGCACCGAATTCGTGCGTCTGTTCGAAACACCGACCAGTTATGCCGAGGTCAGACGGGAGTGGATGCTAGGTGAATAA
- the queF gene encoding preQ(1) synthase has translation MAGRQREEMQDVTLLGNQGTKYTFEYDPGILESFDNKHPYRDYFVKFNCPEFTSLCPITGQPDFATIYISYIPDIKMVESKSLKLYLFSFRNHGDFHEDCVNIIMNDLIKLMDPRYIEVWGKFTPRGGISIDPYCNYGRPGTKYEEMAAQRLMNHDLYPEKVDNR, from the coding sequence ATGGCTGGAAGACAAAGAGAGGAAATGCAAGATGTGACCCTGCTGGGCAACCAAGGCACGAAATATACCTTCGAATATGATCCCGGCATTCTGGAGAGCTTCGATAACAAGCATCCGTATCGGGATTACTTTGTCAAATTCAATTGCCCCGAGTTTACAAGCCTGTGCCCGATTACGGGTCAACCGGATTTTGCCACCATTTATATCAGCTACATTCCGGATATTAAAATGGTAGAGAGCAAGTCCCTGAAGCTGTATCTGTTCAGCTTCCGCAATCATGGCGATTTCCATGAGGACTGCGTCAACATCATCATGAACGATCTGATCAAGCTGATGGATCCGAGATATATTGAGGTGTGGGGCAAATTCACTCCGCGCGGCGGGATATCCATCGATCCATACTGCAACTACGGCCGTCCCGGAACCAAATACGAGGAAATGGCTGCACAGCGTCTCATGAATCATGATTTGTATCCTGAAAAAGTGGATAACCGTTAA